The proteins below are encoded in one region of Planctopirus limnophila DSM 3776:
- a CDS encoding polyprenol monophosphomannose synthase: MSNVHDAQILISICTYNEKENIQRLLPMIREVLPAAHIMVVDDNSPDGTAQVVRDLSQTDQHIELFLRLNKEGLGAAQLASFRKACESSFDYLINMDADFSHHPRYLPSLITAMGTADVVIGSRYVPGGGVQGWPRSRRLMSFLVNLYSRTLLGIKARDTSGAYRCYRLETLRQVPLDQVRSRGYAFQEEILFRLVRAGARVVEVPILFEDRQHGQSKINWKVALVALWDMFCVATERLSRQPVKQEISTQAE; this comes from the coding sequence ATGAGCAATGTGCACGACGCACAGATTCTGATCTCCATCTGTACTTACAACGAAAAGGAGAACATCCAAAGGCTGCTCCCCATGATCCGGGAAGTCCTGCCTGCCGCACACATCATGGTTGTGGATGACAATTCACCAGATGGAACGGCCCAAGTCGTGCGCGACTTATCGCAAACCGACCAGCACATCGAGTTGTTTCTCAGGCTGAATAAAGAAGGTCTGGGAGCTGCACAACTGGCCTCCTTTCGTAAAGCCTGCGAAAGCTCTTTTGACTATCTCATCAACATGGATGCAGATTTCAGCCATCACCCGCGCTATTTGCCATCGTTGATTACCGCGATGGGAACCGCCGATGTGGTGATCGGTTCCCGCTATGTGCCGGGTGGTGGAGTCCAGGGCTGGCCCCGGAGTCGCCGGCTGATGAGCTTTCTGGTGAATCTTTATTCGCGGACACTGCTGGGCATCAAGGCTCGAGACACCAGTGGTGCCTACCGCTGCTACCGGCTGGAGACATTGCGGCAAGTGCCTCTTGATCAAGTCCGTTCCCGAGGCTACGCCTTCCAGGAAGAGATCCTCTTCCGGCTGGTTCGCGCTGGTGCTCGCGTGGTCGAAGTCCCCATCCTCTTTGAAGACCGTCAGCACGGCCAGTCAAAAATCAACTGGAAGGTCGCCCTGGTGGCACTTTGGGACATGTTCTGTGTCGCAACTGAGCGACTTAGCCGCCAACCCGTCAAGCAGGAAATCTCGACTCAGGCAGAATAA